Genomic segment of Phycisphaerae bacterium:
TCGCATTGGCGATTTGACTTATATCGAACGTTACATCAGTCGAATCTTCGAAATCAACAACAAAATCCTTCAATTTATCCCGTAACTGTTCGATTTGTTCATTCAACTGAACCTGTGTCTCCTTCTGTGTTGCTCTCAGCGCGGAGCTGTACATCTGTTTTTTCTCTTCGAGCAGCCTGTTGAGCTGTTCTTTGCTATTCTTCTGCGGCGCCAACATGAGCATATAGGCAAAGAAAAACAATACGAAGCAACTCATCCATGCCAAGGCTACTTTCGTAAGATATTTTCTGTAAACTGACTTCATAAAAACCTGCTACAACTACGGTTTAAAAATGCAATCTATCTCGTAAGAAACAACCTCTTTGCCTTCAAAAGTGTCGGTTTTTTGCGAAATTACGACATCCTCAAGCTTCGGTGCAAGCAAAGCTGAAAGGCGAAGACGGTCCTTGAAATCCCTGACCGCTTTGTCATTGTCGGCCTCCGACCTTCCGCTAACACTCATCTGTAATGTGCTTGCCGGAACGCTGACATCAATCATCGTGTTTGGGTCATCCATCTGTGGAACCTTTTTGGTTGCAGAGCGCTGCTTTACCTCAAGCTTGGTCAAGATCATTGAATCGGGCATACTCTCTACCACAGTCGCCAGAACAGGCGACCATTGAGTATGCCTGCCGGCAGAGGACAAAGCTTCTGATAAACAGTTATTTATGCTGTTTTTCTCCCTCTCGAATGATTCCTGCAGTTTCACAGCGTCCGACAATTTGTCAACGTACCTTTCGCAATTAACTATTGCCTGCCTTCTCGATGAGATGATAATTCTATCACTCATATAAAACCCGAGCATTATCATTGCGGCAAAAATGGGCACTGCAAACGCCACGGCGGCTATAATTAAACCCCAAGGCCCGCTCCTTATCGGAATACCCTGTCCCTTTAATAAATCCATCGTGAACATATCAGACCGCCCTCATCGCAAGACCTGCCGCTACCACCATCTCAGGCCCATTTTTTTTGAGAATGTCTCGACAGTTTTGGTTTCCATCGCAGGACGCTTTCTCAAGCGGATTCCACAACACAGTTCTGGCAGGAAGACGTTTATCCAATAACTCGACAAACCTCTTGACCGGAGCAAAGCCACAGACAAATATTTTTTCAACAACGGTTGATTTCTCCTGAGCCGTGTAGTATCGCAATGTTTCAGTTACATCGACAATCAATTTCTGACAGCCCTTCTCTAAACTGTCACCGAGATCTATTTCTGGTCCCGCCGGATTTTCACTGCCGA
This window contains:
- a CDS encoding GspMb/PilO family protein, producing the protein MKSVYRKYLTKVALAWMSCFVLFFFAYMLMLAPQKNSKEQLNRLLEEKKQMYSSALRATQKETQVQLNEQIEQLRDKLKDFVVDFEDSTDVTFDISQIANAKEVTSFSIETNKRDNRTPTESDKYIFESRIEVNFLTTDFNQFAALLNALERHRPVIFVDSFAITRSYKDSADRQVKMSLVVFVRRTQDS